The Suricata suricatta isolate VVHF042 chromosome 3, meerkat_22Aug2017_6uvM2_HiC, whole genome shotgun sequence genome contains the following window.
GAACCATAAGAAGAGCGAGCTGGGCCaagaagaaacacacatacacaagcaaATGCACACGCCAATccaggaaaggtttttttttggaaatgaagaagaacaagagttctttttctcttttttgaaagcGAAGAAGCAACGGCGTGGCAGTGTCGTGGCAAGAGCAGGCGTGGGATTTAGGGGAACAATTACAGAGATGCGTAAGCCGGGAGGCAGTGGCAGTGGACAAAGAGGGCCTCAAGCAAGTGGAAATTCAAGAGAGATCACCCCATCTTGTTCCTCGGACCATGCCTGAGTGGTTCCACCCCCACGCTTCCAGAAAGCTCATGCTGTCTGTGTCAGGAACAAAAACCTCCACCTTGTGGAGGCCTGTCTGGAGCAGATGACGGCGGTGGTGGCATGGTGAAGGCGTAGAGGACAGGGACCTCGAGTGTGCGGGGCAAGGGGCTCCTGACCGTCCTCATCTTCCACCAACCGAAGGAGGTTCCCGATGCAAAACTTCTCTACCGGGACCTAGTCATCGTTAGGGAAATCCCAGTGGGCTTACCAAACCCAAACCCCGCTGTTTGAGTTCCAGGCCGGTGATGACGTTCTCGAAGACTGTTGAGTCTGCTAGGACATAAACCTTAGACAATGTATCCGTTCAAACTCCAGCCAGGTAGAGAGACCAGTTTCTCTGTTAACTGTGTTTACTTACTCAAGTCATCCTTCCTGACCCTAAttgctggccatttgtagaaaggGTCCTCGGAGGTCAAGTGCTCGGCTCCAACAGTGACCAtttgagacctgagccaaaagttaACAATGTCAGACTTTCCGAGGAAGCTGCTCGTTGCTAATCATGCTGGTTTCTGAGTTGATAAAACCAATAAATTTGCATGCGTGGTGTGAGAATTTGCAAACTTTTATAATAATGATGCTTATGATTATTTTTTGCCACTATGTGTTCATCTGCCGTATTTACAACGTGCTCTTGCTTTAACCCCtctacatgtattaactcatctAATACAACCTCACCAGTAGATACTATAGGAATTGAcgcagagaagttaaataatttaatggGTGGGGAGGGTCACACAGATAGTACACCAAGGCACTAGGATCCAACTACAGTTTACTTCATCCTgctaaaaagatttaaaaaagaatgttcaacCAAACATCCGATACTCACATATAAGACCTTGTCCTAGGAACTATGCAGAAGATACAAAGGATACGTAGTTCCTTACAAAGAGCTCAGGGTATAGCTACAGATGCTGGTTAACCTTGGGAAACGTCTCTATGGCACTAACATTGTGCTTGTTTTATTTACCTACATTGTAGCCTTTTCTAAGTTGAAAGACGTTACTTCCTCAATgctataatccttttttttttttttttgagacagagagagagaaggggtggggggacagcgcagagagaaagaatcttaagtagacccCACGCTGAGCAAGGACCAGGACTCCaggctgacctgagctgaaagccagTGTCAGAAGCTCAAcgtcctgagccacccaggtgcccctattctttctttttcaaacaaaaaaggCAACTTGAGGTCCAGGGGGAACCAACATACTCGTGAATCTATCAACAGCTAAAGAAGAGCTAGTGGCAAATTCAAAAATGGAAGCCGCCTTTTCCAACGCGGGATGGTGACGTTCCCATGTGTTTGCGGGCTGGGGATGTCACGGCACCACGAGAACAACCGGACAACACGAAGTGCCCTCTTCTGGCTCCACACGCCTGTCAACCCCCCTTCAGTCCTGGCTCCCTCCTCCCGGGCTGCCGCTCTTATcttgccttcctcctcccttcccggCGCCCACGGGCCCCGCCCGGTGACACACGCCCCGCACTGCGAATGAACCTCCGGCAAGAACGACCTAGGAGGAGGCGAGGCGGCGGCTGGCCCCCGGACGGCAGGGCGGGACGCCGCGGGGACCCCAGTCCCCTCGGCGGGCAGGGCGCCGCGACTCCCGCGGGAGTGCNNNNNNNNNNNNNNNNNNNNNNNNNNNNNNNNNNNNNNNNNNNNNNNNNNNNNNNNNNNNNNNNNNNNNNNNNNNNNNNNNNNNNNNNNNNNNNNNNNNNGGCCGGCTTGGccggaggcaggagggaggcaggctgtGGGGGCCGGGACGCCGGCCTCGGCGCGCCTCGCCCTCGCGGGAGGGCCGCGAGCTGTGGAAGGACGAGGGCCCGGGGAGGCTGCAGACGCGCGGCGAGCGGCCTCGCAGGGCTCTGTGGGCGGCGTGGAGAGGCGTCCCCGGGCTCCTGCGAGGAGGCGATCGGGGTGTCGGCGGAGGGTTCCCGGTCAAGTCCTTTCCGCGGCGGGACGTGCACCCCCGAGTTGGAGGGCATTCCTGCGGCAGATTGGAGGCCCCGCATTCCGACGGCCCGATCCGGGGCTTAGAGCCCGGGCCGGCTTCCCGGAGCGGCGGAGAGCAGTGTTTTTCCTCCGTCGCGGACGTGGGAGCCGCCGGGAGAGGAAGCCGGGGCCCGGGCTCTGCGGCCTTGTTATTGTGTATGTCGTGTGTGCgactgcgtgtgtgtgtctgttctcGCCTGCCTTTGGGGTGTTTGTGTCGCCCTCGTTCCCTGGTAGTTTTATAGGCTGAAACTACATGTGGTGAGAAAAGCTCAAAGGATCTAGAGGAATCCTGGTTAGGTGAAATTTCCCAGATTAGGAAttcgcccccacccctccctgaggCCACGGAGGCACCTACGTCCCGGCCGGAGCTCTCTTGTTGATGTGGGTGCCGCGGCCCTGTCATGCACCCTGGGGAACCGAGAGTGCGGCCCCGCCCGCTCTGCCCGCGTCTCCCGAGGCGGCCtcgcccctccctcctttctgcctAAGGGTTGACGGACACAAAGCTGCTTGCTGCTAGGAACAGGAAACGTATCAGGAGCTGTAAATCTGGGCGGAATGAATTCAGATCAGCCGGACTCCCTCTGCTTACTGAGCAGAAGCCTCTCAGAAATGCGGCCTGGTCTCCTCCCTGTTAAAGGGAGAAAGTGTAAGAAAACTTCTCGAAAGTAATGTAACTGCACATGTGGCGTGTTTACTTCCTGGGTCCCACGGTGTTTTTCGAGGAGGAGGGGGCAGTTTCTGCCTGGGAGGAGTTTTCCCTCACCCGTCCCTTGTAATTCAGCGAAATAAGTCAAAATCTGATGCTGTCTTGAGTGGCAGGTGGACGTGGGCTTTAAGCCTGTACGTCTGGATGAGCTCAGGCGTGTGTGTTGGCATCTGGGCCTGTCTGGTAGCAGGAGGAGAACCTTTTGGCCTGTTTTGGCTGCCTCTCTGGACCCATTTCACggccctcttctttttttcacatCTGAAGGGCTGGTCTGGAGGAAGAAAGCCAATATTAAAGACGGTGTTTACGCGTTGTGGTTTGAAGTCAGGTGAGAGTAATTACGGCCTCTGGCGCTGATGACCCCAGTGAGGACCGTCCGTCCGATGGCTTGGGGATTAGCAGTTTGGAGGTGACATATTGCAAAGGAAGAGGGTTACGTAAGGAAGCAAAGACAGGGCAGGGAGGTTGGGAGAAGGCCGTGCCGGAAAACCTTGGAAGGTAATAAGTAAATAGTACCTTAAAGTAATTGATGTGGCTTGTGTCTCTCAGCAGGAGGGTGAAAATGAAAGCAGGCTGTAGCATCGTGGAGAAGCCAGAAGGAGGTGGAGGTGAGCAGCAGTTACTCCTGACGTACCTGGAATGTCCCTCCGGGgttccttttctctccacctgGGCTCTGTTCTCAGATGCCAGATGGGGACCACACAGCCCCTGACTAGGTGGATGCCGCCAGACAGTGTGGGCTTGTTCCTTGCAAATGTAGATTTAACGTGTCTGGTCACCACACCTTTATCCTGGGATTTAGAGTCTCTTCCCGTTAGAGAGTtcccccggggggcggggggggctgtattttcctaaaatgttagTTTGTCTTTCCCATTTCTGTTGGAACTCTCATGCCCTCCTGGAAAATAGATGTGAGATTTAGTAGCGTAGGAAAGGGGGACAGGTTGGGACACCTTAGTGCTGCTGTCCAGCTCTAGCAGATGAGATGGTGCCACAGGAAAGGTGACGTGTCtttgctgtcccctcccctgttGTGTTGGCCCTGGCTGACCGAAGGGCTGTTTACGGCATGTTTGCACAGCACTCTAGAGATTCTGAGTGTTGGAATGTGAAGTCGAGGATACTGATCAGTATGTACCTAACTCCTGACTCCCTTGATCTTGCCCTTTTCACGTTAAAGGGTATCAGTTTCCCGACTGGGCCTATAAAACGGAGTCGTCCCCCGGCTCCCGGCAGATCCAGCTCTGGCACTTCATCCTGGAGCTGCTGCAGAAGGAGGAGTTCCGCCATGTCATCGCCTGGCAGCAGGGGGAGTACGGCGAGTTTGTCATCAAGGACCCGGACGAGGTGGCCCGCCTCTGGGGCCGCAGGAAGTGCAAGCCACAGATGAATTACGACAAGCTGAGCCGGGCCCTCAGGTGAGNNNNNNNNNNNNNNNNNNNNNNNNNNNNNNNNNNNNNNNNNNNNNNNNNNNNNNNNNNNNNNNNNNNNNNNNNNNNNNNNNNNNNNNNNNNNNNNNNNNNGGCTCCCGGCAGATCCAGCTCTGGCACTTCATCCTGGAGCTGCTGCAGAAGGAGGAGTTCCGCCATGTCATCGCCTGGCAGCAGGGGGAGTACGGCGAGTTTGTCATCAAGGACCCGGACGAGGTGGCCCGCCTCTGGGGCCGCAGGAAGTGCAAGCCACAGATGAATTACGACAAGCTGAGCCGGGCCCTCAGGTGAGGGAAGGGATTCCTAGGTCCACGGTGTTAACAGATTGCAAGGAGTCTAAGCAGTTTGGTGGACGTTGGATAAAAGGGTGTCAGGTGGAAAGGGACTGCGCTGCCCGAGTGAATAATAACGTGTGGCTTTAAAGTGGGAGTTGGAGCTGCTGGATCGAGCGGCACAGGCACGGGAGGGAGACGGCGGATCTTTGGGTATATGTAGGAGGGAATTCCAACGTGGCTGGCATCGGATCCTGACAGACAGCCGAGGCTGCTCGGCAGTGGGCGAGGGTGTGTGGTGAAACACGGATTGGAGCTCCTTTCGAGTCCAAATGATGAGTTTAGACTTCCCTGTTAGAAAGTGGTTAAAATTTCTCTCTCGAGGCTCTCCGAGAAGAAACGGAAACGGAAAAGTGAGGCGGGCTCACTGAACGCCGCTGACCTCACTGTTCCGGACCCGTATCTGGGAGCTCCGTTGTGGGTCCAGAGGTTGCTCCGGCAGGTCTCCAGATTGACCACTTCAATGTTCTTGGGTTCTTTGTTTTCCCCTTGTCGGTTTTTGCATTTCATGGCCCGTTCGCCCTCAAGGGGCCAGAAGGTAGTTTGTAACCTGTTCTGCTGAATAGATGTGACGCCAGAGGCTCGAGGTCCCTTGAAGCCCCTGCCTTTTTCCCTTCTTAGTGACCTTGAAGGTCAAATCCGCGGCCGCTGTGCTAGAGCCACTCACATCCTTGTGAGAGTGAAGCAGGCCAGGCCGACTGCTGCTTCCCAGGCCAGGTTACGTGATTGACCCGCCGCCATCAAACAGTGCTGCGTTTCTGGGTCTGCGCTCCTTGCTCAGGCCTCCAGACTCACCTTCTCAGTGTCCCGAGGGACTAGTCTGCCCCGGCCTGGGCAAGGCGGCAACGGACAGCGGCGTAGGAAGGAAACGGACCTTGGAGTTGAAGGTGTGGAGTGACGGACGAGAGGTGGCCCTGCCCGCAGTAGGTGTTCGGGACCCAGGGACCCGAAGGCGGGGTCGTCTTCGTAAAGCTCTGGCCCAGGGAGTAGACCTCAGTTTGAAAATGGAATGGGAAACGGAAGCCCGTAGGCCTCCCCGCCCTGCCTGAAGGCCGGGCTGCGGAAGGATAGTGATGCTTCCATGTGATTTAGAGCAGCCACTGTTCCTCTCTGGCTATCTGTCGAAAGCTGTCCATAGCTCAAAGATAAATGGACACACATTCCTGTTTTTGCAGATACTATTACAACAAGAGGATCCTTcataaaacaaaagggaaaagatttACTTATAAATTTAACTTCAACAAGCTGGTGATGCCCAACTACCCCTTCATCAACATTCGATCGAGCGGTAAGAAGCAGACTGTTTGGTGGGGAATGGATTTGGAATTgagaaagagttttaaaagcCCAAGTCTGAGACCTGGCCCGTTGAAGGAGTTTTAGAAATAACTAACGTCAGGAGGTTGCCTCCAGGGGCTTGCTCGGGTCTCCCTGTTTGTCCCACACAGGGAGTGACAGGCTCTGCAGCATCATGAGAGATTTGTTTGGTTGTGTCTTTGGTTCCCTTTTCTGCGAATTGTTTGGATCTCCCAGGTGCTCCAGCCCTGTCCTCTCCAGGCACCGCGTCCCACGGGTCTGTGTTCGTCTTTCAGTTCAGAACTCAGGGTATTAACACCCTGCCCAGCGGCCCGTTCATAGATGAGGCCCTGTTTCTACAAACACTTCCGATTTTCTGTGAAACTACCAGGCTCTCCCTTATCAAACGAAGAGCATCAAAACCACAGCATCCTTAATCTCAGGAGGGGAGGCGCGTGTGTTTGCAGTGAGGAGCAGCGGCTTTGATCTGCACCAGCAGCTCCTCCGAGGCCGAGTTCGGGGGTTGTTTGACCTTCTTTCTTCTTAGGTGCGGCAAGGCTCCCTGTAGACTCCCTCTAACCACCCTCGGTCACCAGCCCTTACGGAAGCAGGAGGTCTGCCCCTGCTCGTGCGGAAGGCAGGCTCTTAGAAGGGGCCCGGGTTGGTTTTGTTTCAGATGCAAGTCTCATCCCTCCCTGCCCAGGAAAACCTAATATTTAACTAGTTTCTGACCAGTCCGTCAATACTCTGTTTGTGTGGCTTTGTGTGTTAAGGCAAAGAAATCTGATTCTAATTCTGCAAGTTCTGAGTTCTCGGAGAAAAGTTGgaagaaacttgaaaaatcaGAGCGGAGGTGTGGCCGAGAGAATGTAATGCCGAGACCCATTGTAGATGGGCAATTACTATGCACAGCAAGTTAGGGCGGTTTTAGCTTGATGCTCCTCCTACAGTCCTGTCTCTCCGGGGGCCACTCCCTGCTGTCCCTGTGGCCTGCctgcgttaaaaaaaaaaaagtggcattgGAATGCATCGCTCTAATTACACCCTGTTTTCGTTCCTTGTGCCTGAGGGGGAGGTGTTAGGAAACCAGACCTATTCTCGCCACTGgaatcttgttttctttgttgttcacCCCTGTCCCCTTCTGTGGATGCGTACCTCCTGCCCAAAAAAGGGTTCGCTGCTTTTGTTTTGACCCGTTTTTGTCTATTGAAAACCCGGAAGTCCAGCCGCGTGGATAGCCTGGGATGGGCCACATCCGTCAGCCCTTGAGAGTAGTGACGCTTTTCCGGACCCTCACTCTGAAGTCTCTGGTCTGCTGGCCCAGCGGTAGTGGCCTAGCACGGCCTAGTCTCCCTGCCGAAAGCAGTCAGACCAGCCTTGATCCGTAACTAAGCTCCTGAGACCCGAATCGAATGACAAGTGACAGAGAAAGCGCAAGTATGCATTTCATTTGTGTGTGCCACTTGGTTGCATACGACCTGGGTACCAATGATGCCAAAGAGCTGGAGTCCTCAGTTCATAAAGAACCTTTACCCGAGGGACCAGATGTCATTCCAGGTGTAACTTTCACGACGACGGGGAGATGTCACCTTTATCGAAGACCTGCTTAGTGGAGGTGCTTCTGCTAGGTGTTTTTATGAACTGTGTCATTCGGCTCTCCCAGCCCACTAAACTGTACGTCGCCATAGTCACattctataaatgtaaaattcCAGATGATGGCAAAGTCCGAGGTTGATAAGGGCAGGGCGAGTGCAGTTACCTGTTGAACAATGTCTCAGGAAACAGTTCCTGAGCTATTGAAACTCACTCTTATTTAAATAGGTCATGCTTCCCTCCCCCAAATTGGGATTCATTCGTTTGCACAACGGATAACATATTAAGtgctaaagacaaaaagaaaagattatggaGGAGTTCTTTCCctcaaggaatttaaaatttagtaGCAGAGATCAAATATAGGAGGCCTGACAGTTCAGAGTAAGGGCATGAAATGTGGACAGCACTCCAAGTAGCAGAGCCCTGTGGGTTCTGATGCTGGAGGTCAGAGAGGTCATGTCCAGATGGCGGTGATGAGTATGTGCTCTTAAGAAACCGTAgatgtcagggcgcctggggggctcagtcggttaagcttctgacttcggctcaggtcatgatctcacggctcatgggtttgggccccacgttgggctgtgtgctggcagctcaaagcctggaacctgtcatcagattctgtgtctccctctctctctgaccctctccttctcacgctctctctctccctctctctctctcaaaaataaataaaacattaaaaataattttaaaaggaaactgtAGACGCTGTTAGTAACACGTCCAAATAATACAGAAACCTAGGGTAAACAGCAGAGTGAGCGCTTTTCCCTTCCCGGCAGTCCTCACCGTTGACGCGCAGGGTAGAGTGCTTAGTGTGCGACGGTACCGGAAGTGCTGTGCACCgtgagcagagagcccgatgcggagctcgagctcatgacctgtgagatcatgccccaagttgaagtcagacactcaagtgactgagccgcccaggtgcccccggaacTGAAATCAAACCCAGGTTTTCCAGCCTTGCTGCCCAGATTTCGTAGCAGCACCTTGAAGGTAGTCTTCGTCCAAAGCAGGgttattcagaattttttaagcAAAGCGAGCTAATTTTCTCAAACAAAATGTTGGATGTGGTCTCTCCACACAGCTACCCCGTACGAAAGTGGTGCTTTTGTAGCACTCAGTAGCAACTCAGGGCCAGAGGCAAGGGCCCAGGGTGCTGCCCCCTGCACTGCTCCCAGGGGCGCCTCCCCGGGCATTTGGAGAGAGCCGTGTGTTCTGTGTTCTTCTTGCAAATCAGCATGCCTTAGCCCGTGTGAGGAGGGAAGTAGCACCcagtttgaaaacaaaacaaaaactagacgTGTGCTCTTAATACCGGATCAAGACTCGGATGAGTCAAAAAGCGTAGAATTGTAGCCACTAATAGGCTGGTAGAAGAGATGCTTTGGGCCTGAGACAACGACCTGGATTCTCCTCGGATTCTATATTCAAGGTCATCCATCAGTTTTTCCCAGGTACAAGATTAAGTTAGTGGCTTTAGAGGGAGAAGGCCCCACAGAGCCGTTTCCGCGAAACTTCGGTTTGGGGCACGCCGTGCTGGCGCGGCTGCTCGGTGCTGTGTTCCTGGACAGCCGCGGCGCTCAGCCCGGCCCCCCAGTCCCGGCTGAGGGTGCCCCTGTCCGGCTGCCCCCCCCAGTCCCAGCCGAGGGTGGCCCTGCATCAGCCACGCAAGGGGGCAGCGGGTGGGGGCGGCTCCCGGCCACACCAGGACTCACGAactcttgctccttctctcagTCCGGTGCTTCCACTTacttggcttttcttcttttttccttctcccttgtcCTGCCTCAGAGTGTACGAGGCGCTCCGACATCATCACTGACAGAAGCGGGGAGCGGGGTGCCCGTCAGGGGTACCCCTTCCCCATGGCCTGTTTCTAGAAAGACCTTTGGGGGCAGTCGAGAACTTGCGGGCCTCCGAGGCTGAGGCTCAGTGTGGTGTTGGTGTCCGTCTCCGCAGGCGGGCGTGGGAGCGGGAGCCAGAGGCCCCACATTTGCTCCCAGCCTCCTCGGTGCTTGAAAAGCATTCAAAGCAGGATGGGAATGGAGACCATCGTATAGAGTTCCTTAAAGGAAAATAGATTTAGCTCAAAAACCATTTGAATCTCTAGCGATTGTATATCAGAAATGACAAAAGGATCTATGACAAGAACTTCCATTAGTAAAcatatggccttttcttttttaacttgtgTGTGTTCTTAAATATGGTCTAACTCGTGTCTGTGTGAGGTGCAGAGTCTTTGGGCTTTTAATGCATCGCTTTACATAGTGTCTCTTTtccagttttgtgtgtgtttgatttgCTCACTTGCTTTATAGATAACAGCCCAaagtatgaaaatttttaaaaagtggcgcctgggggcctcggtcagttaagtgtctgcctgtgcctcaggtcatgatctcgcagttcttgggttcgagccccgtgtcaggctctgtgctgacagctcagagtctgtttctccctctctctccccaccctgcccggctcgtgctctctcaaaaataagcattttttaaaaattatgaaaataaaaaaagactttgcaAAGCTGAGGATCGCACCAGGTGACACACGCACAGAATTTTGAGGTGCCGAGGAGAAGGGCCCGTCTGCTCCCCCCACTGACCGGTACTGGGCGCCACCGAGCCGTTAACCCCCAGCTGCCCTGCAACGCCGGCTCTGTGAGCCGCAGGGAGCCCCTACCTTCGGGGACCTCGTGTTTGCGTGCAGAGAGCAGGGACAGCCCAGAGTCCTGTGAGACAGGcgggcaggaggctggggagggagccgAGCGCGAGCTTTCTGCCGTGACAACGCACAGGCGCGCGGATGCCGCGTGAGCCAGCGTGCTGGCGGTGCTGGCTGTGGGCAACCCGTCCTCTAAAGTGGCCTCTGTCTCCTCCGCCCCCGCAGGTGTGGTCCCCCAGAGCGCGCCACCAGTGCCAACAGCCTCTTCCCGGTTCCATTTCCCGCCTCTGGACACCCACTCTCCGACGAGCGACATGCAGCCCGGGCACTTCTCGGCCGGCCCCCTTGCCGCTTCCGGCCAGGAGTCCGGGAACGGCACCGACAGAAAGGCCGAGCTGCCCGAGCTGGACGACGGCCCGGCCGCCGACTGGCGCCGCGGCGTGGACCTCCTGTCCCCCCGGAATGCCGTCGCCGCAGGGGGCATCGGCCATCAGAAACGCAAGCCGGACATCATGCTTCCTCTGTTCACCAGGCCCGGGATGTACCCCGACCCCCACAGCCCCTTCGCGGTCTCCCCGCTCCCCGGCCGCGGGGGCGTGCTTAACGTCCCCAtctcccctgccctgtccctgacgCCCACCATCTTCTCCTACAGCCCGTCCCCGGGCCTGAGCCCCTTCGCCGGCGGCGGCTGCTTCTCCTTCAACCCCGAGGAGATGAAACACTACCTGCACTCGCAAGCCTGCTCCGTGTTCAACTACCACCTGAGCCCTCGGACCTTCCCCCGGTACCCAGGCCTCGCGGTCCCGCCGCTGCAGTGCCAGGGGCACCCCGAGGAGTCGGCCCCGTTTTCCATCAAGCTGCAGCCCCCGCCAGCCGGGCGGAAGAACCGGGAGAGGGTAGAGAGCAGCGAGGAGCCCGCCGCGGCCCCAGTCCCGCCGAGAATCAAGGTGGAGCCAGCGTCCGACAAGGATCCGGAGAGCCTGGGGCAGGCGGCGCGGGAGGAGGGGTGCTCCCGGGAGGAGGGCGCCGTGCCGGGGCGGACCGCGGAGGAGGAGAAGGGCGCCGTCTTTGCCCGCCCGGCTGCGCCCGTCTGGCCCTCGGCGCCCATTGGCGCCCCGAGCGAAGAGCCCCTAGAGGTGGCTGAACACGGCGAGGACAGGCCTGGCAGGGAGCCCAGCGCGCCCGAGAGGAAGGAGGATGCGCTGATGCCCCCCAAGCTCCGGCTGAAGCGGCGCTGGAACGACGGCCCCGAGGCCCGAGAGCCCAGTAAGAGCGGCGCCGCCCCCTGGAGGGGCCCGGGGCCCCGCGGCCTGGCCGCCGCCGCCGACGCTTAGGTCCCGCGCGGCCGTGTATTTATGTAGCGAgatcggggggcggggggagggagttAGGCTGGTTCGATCATTCTAGGGGCATAGACTTGTCTTTTTATGTTCGGGGGACGGGATGGGCGTCTTCTGTTGTAAATTGGGTGGGGTGTGAACACTTTCCCTGGTGAGCAGCGCAagccccccccccagcttcccAGGGAGGCTCACACTCCCCGACACAGTCTCGGGGCCACGGCGCGCCTGGCCCCGTCTAGTTCAGGTTCCAGACTTGTTCTCTATTGCGTTTATATATGGAAAGCCATGAATGAATTTCTTTTGCTCTGAGAGAGACACGCGAGCTCAGAGGGTGGGCGCGGAGGGCGCTGTGCTGTGGGTGTTGCCGGAGGGGTTTCTGTGTAATTGTTTCAGGGGAAGAAGGAGATCATCTCAGTCTTACTAGGACGGGGCCTGTTCCGatgttgctttttttctcttttcctttgttgtttggcgtttttttcttttcctttaaaaagaaaccgTTTGCAGGAAACGTGAGACAATTGGGCGGGTCACagcgcgggggcgggggtggggggtgcgcgGGGCCGGGGCCGCTGCAGGGTCTCCGACTCGCCCTGCTTTGCGGATCGAGGAGCCCTGAGGAGCTGTGGCCTGTGGTTCAGGGAGGAGAGCGGGCGGGAGGGTGAAACCCAATGCCTTTAAAGACAAAACACGTATGGAAATGatcttcatcttttcttctccGTCGGGGCGGGGTCGGAGAGCCAGGCCGGCCCGCGTCCGCCTTGTGTCGGCTCTCTGGCCGGTTCTGCAGTCAAGCCTTAACAGTGAGCACACTTGAACCGCACGGTGTGTCAGCAGAAGCTCGGAGGAGGGCGCGGACAGCTTTTCAGACGAGCTGGCATTTAATTGTTCCCCTGGAGACACTGGGACGGGAAGCAGAATGGCGGGATTGGGGGCGACAGAGGCAGGTGGTACCTGGAAATGGGGGGGCGGGCAGCGGATGTTGGTGGAGACACGGGAGGCGGCCACACGCCGGGAGCCTGGGGGAACGCGGGAGTGTGGGTCCTGCTGGATTGTGGTGGTCAGCTGACCACCCCGCAGAGGACTCCGGTTCACAGAGCGTGGGGAGCAGTTTCTCCACGGGGAATCCCCTTCCCTCGGCCGAAGGCACAGGAAAGTGTTGTTGCTCTTACGTGAAACGAGAGAGACCCGACTGGGGGCCGAGGGAAGCCACAGCCGGCCGCTTGCGGCCGCACATAACCGCGTGGTGAACGGAGATGCCGAGgcggtggggagagaggaggtgacCCCCTCTCCGACAGAGGCAGGGAGTGGGCACAGGGACGCTGTCTAGGCAGTGGAGGAGCCCCTGCTCCGCCGTAGCCCGAGTCAGCTCTGCACACTAAGAAGCATTCGAAAGTTGTCTTTTAATGGGGCGGGAGGGTGGGGGGTCTTTTTTAAAGGGCGcgggtgggagggcaggggaacGGTCAGAGCAGGAGGGCGGGTCGGGGGGCGGCCTGGGACGACTCGCGTCCATCGTGCTGTTCTCTGGCAGGTGTTCCCCTCGTCCAAGTTCCAAATAGTGACGTGCCTTCCCCTGGGAAGGGATGGGGACCGTGGTCTCTCCACCAACTCAGGCTCTGGTCAGGCTGCGCAGGGCTCCCCGTTCGGGCTCCGTGGGGCTGGTTCTGTTGTCCGTTTCTTTCTCCGCACCTCTTACCTCGGATCAGAAAGCCCAGGCAGGTGGAGGAAAGATCTCCGCTTGGGTCGCCCGACCAGGGAGGCCGGCTGCCCCCGCCCCGTCCACGCGCAGGGACGGCCGGCGCCTGTCGGCGTGAACTCAGG
Protein-coding sequences here:
- the LOC115288536 gene encoding ETS translocation variant 3 isoform X1, with protein sequence MNSDQPDSLCLLSRSLSEMRPGLLPVKGRKWLVWRKKANIKDGVYALWFEVSRRVKMKAGCSIVEKPEGGGGYQFPDWAYKTESSPGSRQIQLWHFILELLQKEEFRHVIAWQQGEYGEFVIKDPDEVARLWGRRKCKPQMNYDKLSRALRYYYNKRILHKTKGKRFTYKFNFNKLVMPNYPFINIRSSGVVPQSAPPVPTASSRFHFPPLDTHSPTSDMQPGHFSAGPLAASGQESGNGTDRKAELPELDDGPAADWRRGVDLLSPRNAVAAGGIGHQKRKPDIMLPLFTRPGMYPDPHSPFAVSPLPGRGGVLNVPISPALSLTPTIFSYSPSPGLSPFAGGGCFSFNPEEMKHYLHSQACSVFNYHLSPRTFPRYPGLAVPPLQCQGHPEESAPFSIKLQPPPAGRKNRERVESSEEPAAAPVPPRIKVEPASDKDPESLGQAAREEGCSREEGAVPGRTAEEEKGAVFARPAAPVWPSAPIGAPSEEPLEVAEHGEDRPGREPSAPERKEDALMPPKLRLKRRWNDGPEAREPSKSGAAPWRGPGPRGLAAAADA
- the LOC115288536 gene encoding ETS translocation variant 3 isoform X3; amino-acid sequence: MNSDQPDSLCLLSRSLSEMRPGLLPVKGRKWLVWRKKANIKDGVYALWFEVRRVKMKAGCSIVEKPEGGGGYQFPDWAYKTESSPGSRQIQLWHFILELLQKEEFRHVIAWQQGEYGEFVIKDPDEVARLWGRRKCKPQMNYDKLSRALRYYYNKRILHKTKGKRFTYKFNFNKLVMPNYPFINIRSSGVVPQSAPPVPTASSRFHFPPLDTHSPTSDMQPGHFSAGPLAASGQESGNGTDRKAELPELDDGPAADWRRGVDLLSPRNAVAAGGIGHQKRKPDIMLPLFTRPGMYPDPHSPFAVSPLPGRGGVLNVPISPALSLTPTIFSYSPSPGLSPFAGGGCFSFNPEEMKHYLHSQACSVFNYHLSPRTFPRYPGLAVPPLQCQGHPEESAPFSIKLQPPPAGRKNRERVESSEEPAAAPVPPRIKVEPASDKDPESLGQAAREEGCSREEGAVPGRTAEEEKGAVFARPAAPVWPSAPIGAPSEEPLEVAEHGEDRPGREPSAPERKEDALMPPKLRLKRRWNDGPEAREPSKSGAAPWRGPGPRGLAAAADA
- the LOC115288536 gene encoding ETS translocation variant 3 isoform X2, which translates into the protein MNSDQPDSLCLLSRSLSEMRPGLLPVKGRKWLVWRKKANIKDGVYALWFEVSRRVKMKAGCSIVEKPEGGGGYQFPDWAYKTESSPGSRQIQLWHFILELLQKEEFRHVIAWQQGEYGEFVIKDPDEVARLWGRRKCKPQMNYDKLSRALRYYYNKRILHKTKGKRFTYKFNFNKLVMPNYPFINIRSSGVVPQSAPPVPTASSRFHFPPLDTHSPTSDMQPGHFSAGPLAASGQESGNGTDRKAELPELDDGPAADWRRGVDLLSPRNAVAAGGIGHQKRKPDIMLPLFTRPGMYPDPHSPFAVSPLPGRGGVLNVPISPALSLTPTIFSYSPSPGLSPFAGGGCFSFNPEEMKHYLHSQACSVFNYHLSPRTFPRYPGLAVPPLQCQGHPEESAPFSIKLQPPPAGRKNRERVESSEEPAAAPVPPRIKVEPASDKDPESLGQAAREEGCSREEGAVPGRTAEEEKGAVFARPAAPVWPSAPIGAPSEEPLEVAEHGEDRPGREPSAPERKEDALMPPKLRLKRRWNDGPEAREPSKSGAAPWRGPGPRGLAAAADA